From one Sulfurimonas sp. genomic stretch:
- a CDS encoding TatD family hydrolase, with protein MIIDTHIHLDDSRYDDDLDEVLDRAKKGGVERFIIPGADADTLEKAIAISEKYDDVYFAVGIHPYDLDGFDELVFDKYVNHKKCVAIGECGLDYFRLEGSDEEKQAEKDKQKEIFVKQIEIAKKYKKPLIVHIRDASVDSKNILIENNASEVGGVLHCFNADEQLLSLSDNGFYFGIGGVLTFKNAKKLVNVLPKIPYEKLVIETDGPYLTPTPHRGERNEPLYTTFVASKMAELLETDVDEIKKTTSKNALKLFFN; from the coding sequence ATGATAATTGATACACATATACACTTAGACGATTCACGCTATGATGATGACTTGGATGAAGTTCTAGATAGGGCAAAAAAAGGCGGAGTTGAGCGTTTTATAATACCTGGTGCTGATGCAGATACATTAGAGAAAGCAATTGCAATATCTGAAAAATATGATGATGTATATTTTGCAGTCGGAATACATCCGTACGATTTAGATGGCTTTGATGAGTTAGTATTTGATAAATATGTAAATCATAAAAAATGTGTAGCTATTGGTGAATGTGGGCTTGATTACTTTCGTTTAGAAGGAAGTGATGAAGAAAAACAAGCAGAAAAAGATAAGCAAAAAGAGATTTTTGTAAAACAGATAGAGATTGCAAAAAAGTACAAAAAACCACTAATTGTACATATACGTGATGCATCTGTGGATTCTAAAAATATTTTAATTGAAAATAATGCATCTGAAGTAGGTGGTGTTTTACACTGTTTCAATGCAGACGAACAGCTTCTTAGTTTAAGTGATAATGGTTTTTATTTTGGAATAGGAGGAGTGCTTACATTTAAGAATGCAAAAAAATTAGTAAATGTGTTACCAAAAATACCATATGAAAAATTAGTAATAGAGACAGATGGTCCATACCTTACTCCAACACCGCATAGAGGGGAGAGAAATGAACCTTTATATACGACCTTTGTTGCAAGTAAAATGGCTGAGTTGTTAGAGACGGATGTTGATGAAATTAAAAAAACTACCTCTAAGAATGCTTTAAAACTTTTTTTTAACTAA
- a CDS encoding transglycosylase SLT domain-containing protein, protein MKYFLLLIIPFTLFANLNYAFNHNEEVKILDSFDIDAPFLFDKTLNEMRNRNSQIYRSKHFFQAMDDAYIYIPEIKKILSQHNIPAEFLYLAMAESNFSNRAYSKKRAAGLWQFMPRTGKSFGLKIDEYVDERRDPIKSTKAAAKYLSSLHERFGKWYLAAIAYNCGGGRLSKGIKEAKTDDLSVLLNPKKKYLPRESRLYIRKILALALIGYDDKFLLESEYAHLLNRASAFSMSTIQLPSGESLRRFSKTIDLPLGTLKKLNRHLKYDFVPPYKEDYEVYIPYVKLSEFKQKYKRDSVKNIYKVHVVSNGDNLSYIGKKYGVPYKVIMDFNNLKHTRLKLRQKLVIPIDLTSKTTKIKTKHYYLVKKGDTLESISKAHRVSIQNIKKQNKLRGSLIKVGERLKLYE, encoded by the coding sequence TTGAAATATTTTTTATTATTAATCATACCGTTTACACTATTTGCTAACCTAAATTATGCTTTTAACCATAATGAAGAGGTTAAAATTTTAGACTCTTTTGATATAGATGCACCTTTTTTATTTGATAAAACACTTAATGAGATGCGCAATAGAAACAGCCAAATCTATAGAAGTAAACACTTCTTTCAAGCTATGGATGATGCTTATATCTATATTCCTGAGATTAAAAAAATTCTTTCACAGCATAACATTCCGGCAGAATTTTTATATTTGGCAATGGCTGAATCAAATTTTTCAAACCGTGCATATTCAAAAAAAAGAGCAGCAGGGTTATGGCAGTTTATGCCTCGTACAGGTAAATCCTTTGGTTTAAAAATAGATGAATACGTAGATGAGAGACGTGATCCAATTAAGTCTACAAAAGCCGCAGCTAAATATCTATCAAGTCTACATGAAAGATTTGGAAAATGGTACCTAGCAGCAATCGCTTATAACTGTGGTGGCGGCAGACTTAGTAAGGGAATTAAAGAAGCTAAAACGGATGATTTAAGTGTGCTTTTGAATCCAAAGAAAAAATATCTTCCTCGTGAGAGCAGGTTATATATTAGAAAAATTTTAGCTTTGGCACTTATTGGTTATGACGATAAGTTTTTATTGGAGAGTGAGTATGCACATCTTTTAAACCGTGCAAGTGCTTTTTCGATGTCTACAATTCAGCTGCCAAGCGGTGAGTCACTTAGAAGGTTTTCAAAAACGATAGACCTGCCTCTTGGAACATTAAAAAAACTAAACAGACATCTAAAATATGATTTCGTTCCGCCTTATAAAGAAGATTATGAAGTATATATTCCTTATGTTAAGTTAAGCGAGTTTAAACAAAAATACAAAAGAGATTCTGTAAAAAATATATATAAAGTACATGTTGTCTCAAATGGTGATAACCTTTCATATATAGGTAAAAAATACGGAGTACCTTATAAAGTGATAATGGATTTTAATAATCTAAAACATACACGCCTGAAGCTTAGACAGAAGCTTGTAATTCCTATTGATCTGACTTCAAAAACAACAAAAATAAAAACAAAACATTATTATTTAGTGAAAAAAGGCGATACACTAGAGTCTATATCTAAAGCTCATAGAGTAAGTATTCAAAATATTAAAAAACAAAATAAGCTGCGCGGTAGTTTAATAAAAGTAGGTGAAAGGTTAAAGCTATATGAATAA